A part of Cotesia glomerata isolate CgM1 linkage group LG4, MPM_Cglom_v2.3, whole genome shotgun sequence genomic DNA contains:
- the LOC123263446 gene encoding putative ankyrin repeat protein RF_0381: protein MSDDERPAKRQRIDASSDSESENSGAEDNVPGNDHLNDNSDSDMSSDSDDDNDNDNDEDSDDDDDMNQPRMAVDLFRLLAHAFVETIADENEMDIDGVNWVRGTLGDSDEEEEDNKDSDSESQKSESKDTPLIIAVKAENLKSMKQLLKTGVDIDEQGDYFKTALRVAVDMEFIPGIEILLEHGANISAKNTSDTIYNYWDTPLHSAVKKNRLDIVQLLLTKKIDIRALVKNREAVLSHAIKRKNWEIIKCLTRSNSVSINHDNLFRETFKNFSLEQLKELGYGEHEISILFGRYADINTLDESSQTVLFAAVESGNLKIVKYLLEMGADINATNNHQFCGGWTALHIAIDLNNEEIVQHLLGNKHCDVNAKTDKGETPLHVAAAKDNVSVAKKLIKKNAKYDIFAKHGFVSGLTAYHVAVSENALEMVKYFLNVLKVEVNSKTEDGENALQLAGRAKSTEMINLLLDNGININHVNEQDSGQTALHIAIRLDDNELVDLLLRRGADVNILSADGKTALYEAICKKNQYIITRLLDCGADVNKKSSSNRYEGMTAIHQATLQESMELIKLLVNRGADIDATARSNYSFKMESAIDMAIKNNCDGELLQLLLDLGADINEAFVYKNLRDTTSTILQQHVLKLKAAKLHVHKKHLEWISRGIKKREYQSKCIKEVKSMKKEKITRTSVSYYDVLVKGVDQVVMYAENKNIEKAIKDKKLATKFPLYAKMLVYQFKKGQKRNLLLKNAEKKLEDIFGDLPYNCVRDILIYLNNEDLMVYS, encoded by the exons ATGTCAGATGATGAAAGACCAGCGAAAAGACAGCGTATTGATGCGTCATCAGACTCAGAATCTGAAAATTCAGGAGCAGAAGACAATGTACCCGGCAACGACCACCTGAACGATAATTCCGACAGCGACATGTCATCGGACTCGGACGATGACAATGACAACGACAACGATGAGGATTCCGATGATGACGACGACATGAATCAACCTCGAATGGCAGTGGACCTTTTCCGATTATTAGCTCACGCTTTCGTCGAAACGATCGCCGACGAAAATGAAATGGACATAGACGGAGTTAACTGGGTTCGAGGCACTTTAG GTGATTCCgacgaagaagaagaagataaCAAAGACTCCGACTCCGAGAGCCAAAAATCAGAATCAAAAGACACTCCACTAATAATCGCAGTGAAAGCCGAGAACCTAAAATCAATGAAACAGCTTCTCAAAACTGGAGTCGACATTGACGAGCAAGGTGACTATTTTAAAACCGCGCTTCGCGTAGCAGTAGACATGGAATTTATCCCAGGTATTGAAATTTTACTCGAGCACGGTGCTAATATTTCCGCTAAAAATACTTCAGACACAATTTACAACTACTGGGACACTCCGCTGCACAGCGCAGTGAAGAAAAACCGGCTGGACATTGTCCAGCTGctcttaacaaaaaaaatagacaTACGCGCGCTGGTAAAAAACCGCGAGGCTGTTCTTAGTCACGCAATTAAGCGTAAAAATtgggaaataataaaatgtcttACTCGCAGCAATTCCGTTTCAATAAATCACGACAATTTATTCCGCGAAACcttcaaaaatttctcacTAGAGCAGCTCAAAGAGCTGGGCTACGGCGAgcacgaaatttctattttattcgGCAGGTACGCTGACATCAATACCTTAGACGAGTCTTCCCAAACTGTTCTTTTCGCAGCAGtagaaagcggcaacttaaaaatagtcaaatatttattagaaatgGGCGCTGATATAAACGCGACCAACAATCACCAGTTCTGCGGCGGCTGGACCGCATTGCACATTGCGATAGATCTTAACAACGAAGAAATCGTCCAGCATTTGCTGGGTAATAAACACTGCGATGTAAATGCCAAAACAGACAAAGGAGAAACTCCTCTTCATGTTGCCGCGGCTAAAGACAATGTTTCAGTGGCTAAAAAACTGATAAAGAAGAACGCCAAGTATGATATCTTCGCTAAGCACGGATTTGTCTCCGGATTGACTGCTTACCATGTAGCTGTTAGTGAAAATGCTCTGGAGATGGTCAAGTACTTTTTAAATGTCCTGAAAGTAGAGGTTAATTCCAAGACTGAGGATGGAGAAAATGCGCTTCAACTTGCGGGAAGAGCTAAAAGCACGGAGATGATTAATTTGCTTCTAGACAATGGAATAAATATCAATCATGTTAATGAGCAAGACTCTGGACAAACTGCGCTGCATATTGCTATTAGACTGGATGACAATGAGCTGGTTGATTTATTGCTCAGAAGAGGCGCTGATGTTAATATTCTTTCTGCTGATGGAAAAACTGCACTTTATGAAGCTATTTGCAAAAAGAATCAATATATTATCACACGTCTGTTGGATTGTGGCGCGGATGTTAATAAAAAGAGCAGTTCTAATCGGTATGAAGGTATGACGGCAATTCATCAAGCTACCCTTCAAGAATCCATGGAATTAATTAAGCTCTTGGTGAACAGAGGCGCGGATATCGATGCTACCGCGAGGAGTAATTACAGTTTTAAAATGGAATCTGCTATTGATATGgcgattaaaaataattgcgaTGGAGAATTATTGCAATTGCTTTTAGATCTTGGAGCTGATATCAATGAagcttttgtttataaaaatctgCGTGATACTACTTCTACGATACTCCAGCAGCAtgtacttaaattaaaagcTGCTAAATTACATGTTCATAAGAAGCATTTAGAGTGGATTAGCCGCGGGATTAAGAAGAGAGAGTATCAGAGTAAGTGTATCAAGGAAGTTAAGAGTATGAAGAAAGAGAAGATTACTAGAACTAGTGTTTCTTACTATGATGTTCTGGTTAAGGGTGTTGACCAGGTGGTCATGTATGCGGAGAATAAGAATATTGAAAAGgctattaaagataaaaaattagctaCCAAGTTCCCCTTGTATGCAAAGATGTTGGTTTATCAGTTTAAAAAGGGGCAGAAGAGGAATTTGTTGCTGAAAAATGCTGAGAAGAAACTTGAAGATATTTTTGGTGATTTACCTTACAATTGTGTTAGAGACATTTTGATATACTTAAATAATGAAGACTTGATGGTTTATTCTTAA
- the LOC123263471 gene encoding uncharacterized protein LOC123263471, whose amino-acid sequence MSSSRLNAVAIPEIRFNEVIEHLRFNFFADEPLNRGVDLCQKGDSHLELENHCLATLKQGYSRMLVTEDGTIAGLALNGVTKKGDREEAVRRLEELDDEKFKIIFGLLYKVSEKVDLFEKYNTEELFECRILSVDEEFRGRGLANVLMADTVDVAKRAGFKVIKADATGIYSQKVFEKHGFKTEAEIFYTDIDEKLRPALPHRSLKLMVLVL is encoded by the exons atgtctTCCTCACGATTAAACGCAGTAGCGATACCGGAGATACGTTTTAACGAAGTGATTGAACATTTACGATTCAATTTCTTCGCTGATGAGCCTCTTAATCGCGGAGTGGACCTCTGCCAAAAAGGAGACTCGCATCTAGAGCTTGAAAATCACTGTCTGGCTACTCTTAAGCAAGGATACTCGCGGATGCTGGTAACCGAAGATGGAACg ATAGCCGGACTGGCGTTGAATGGAGTGACGAAGAAAGGAGACCGCGAAGAAGCAGTTCGTCGCCTAGAGGAACTCGATGATGAaaagttcaaaattatttttgggcTGCTGTACAAAGTGAGCGAGAAAGTAGATCTCTTTGAAAAGTACAACACGGAAGAGTTGTTTGAGTGCAGGATCCTCAGCGTTGATGAAGAGTTCCGTGGCCGTGGGCTAGCTAATGTCCTGATGGCTGATACTGTTGATGTGGCCAAACGCGCTGGCTTTAAG gTAATAAAAGCAGACGCAACAGGAATTTATTCTCAAAAAGTATTTGAAAAACATGGCTTTAAAACAGAAGCTGAAATATTTTACACCGACatagatgaaaaattgagACCAGCTTTACCACATCgctcattaaaattaatggtCTTGGTactttaa
- the LOC123263466 gene encoding V-type proton ATPase subunit D, with protein sequence MSGKDRLPIFPSRGAQMLMKSRLAGATKGHGLLKKKADALQMRFRMILGKIIETKTLMGEVMKEAAFSLAEAKFATGDFNQVVLQNVTKAQIKIRSKKDNVAGVNLPVFESYQDGTDTYELAGLARGGQQLAKLKKNYQKGVKLLVVLASLQTSFVTLDEVIKITNRRVNAIEHVIIPRIERTLAYIISELDELEREEFYRLKKIQDKKKIIKAKAEAHRIEMIAAGKDYDSVNMLDEGDDDLLF encoded by the exons atgtcGGGTAAAGACAGACTACCTATTTTTCCCTCTCGGGg agcACAAATGTTGATGAAATCTCGTCTTGCTGGTGCAACAAAAGGCCatggattattaaaaaagaaagcTGATGCATTGCAGATGAGATTCCGTATGATTCTTGGTAAAATTATCGag acgaAAACATTGATGGGAGAAGTAATGAAAGAAGCTGCATTTTCACTAGCAGAAGCTAAATTTGCGACTGGTGATTTTAACCAAGTAGTCTTGCAGAACGTAACAAAAGCCCAGATTAAAATCCGGTCTAAGAAAGACAACGTAGCTGGTGTAAACTTGCCAGTGTTCGAGTCCTACCAAGACGGTACGGATACCTACGAACTCGCTGGGTTGGCTCGTGGTGGTCAGCAGCTCGCAAAACTCAAGAAGAACTACCAAAAAGGAGTCAAGCTTCTTGTGGTTTTGGCCTCGCTGCAAACTAGCTTCGTAACTCTTGACGAAGTAATTAAGATCACTAATCGGCGAGTCAACGCCATCGAGCATGTTATTATTCCTCGTATCGAGAGGACACTCGCTTACATTATTTCAGAGCTCGATGAGCTTGAGCGTGAAGAGTTTTAccgtctaaaaaaaattcaggatAAGAAGAAGATTATTAAAGCCAAg gctGAAGCCCACCGTATTGAAATGATAGCTGCTGGCAAAGATTACGATTCAGTCAACATGCTCGACGAAGGAGACgacgatttattattttaa
- the LOC123263463 gene encoding nucleic acid dioxygenase ALKBH1, whose protein sequence is MFKDYFKYYKSRNPPPNLENVIDVNKSTKVKQVFAKCALINSKLSHLGLTEINSWRIYEFNEIPGLIFIKNPFTNAGQRHWITKCLKDYPRKPNKLNIDAHSLLGDNETWWDICTKNDERASGLIPKLRWATMGYHHNWDTKNYSEDLRGEIPEDLTEMSKIFAQVLGFRDFNAEAAIINYYRMNSTLAGHVDHSEVNIQAPLISTSFGQTAVFLIGGPRPEDPAHAIFLRSGDVVVMTGQSRLNYHGVPKILPADSSTWDLDLDNNFFDDDWSKARSFINQTRININVRQVLKSGQSNLYQS, encoded by the exons atgtttaaggattattttaaatattataaaagcCGCAACCCACCTCCAAATTTAGAAAATGTTATTGATGTCAATAAATCTACAAAG gTTAAACAAGTATTTGCTAAATGTGCACTTATTAACTCCAAATTGTCTCATCTAGGACTTACAGAAATAAATTCTTGGAGAAtatatgaatttaatgaaataccAG gattaatttttatcaagaatCCATTCACGAATGCTGGTCAACGTCACTGGATCACAAAGTGCCTGAAAGATTATCCTCGAAagccaaataaattaaatatagatGCTCATAGTCTTCTGGGAGACAATGAAACCTGGTGGGACATTTGTACAAAAAATGACGAACGCGCAAGTGGTTTAATTCCTAAACTACGCTGGGCAACGATGGGCTATCATCATAATTGGGacactaaaaattattccgaaGATCTTCGAGGAGAAATTCCTGAAGATCTAACTGAGATGTCGAAGATATTTGCTCAAGTCCTTGGGTTCAGAGATTTCAATGCTGAAGCTgctattataaattactacCGCATGAATTCTACCTTAGCTGGTCACGTAGATCATTCTGAAGTTAATATTCAAGCGCCATTAATTTCAACAAGCTTCGGACAAACTGCTGTGTTTCTGATTGGTGGTCCGAGACCCGAGGACCCAGCTCACGCGATTTTTCTTCGAAGCGGTGATGTCGTTGTTATGACAGGACAGTCAAGGTTGAATTATCACGGAGTTCCTAAAATTTTGCCTGCTGATTCTTCGACCTGGGACTTGGACTtggacaataatttttttgatgatgaTTGGAGTAAGGCGAGAAGTTTTATCAATCAAACgagaattaatattaatgtcaGACAAGTTTTGAAATCTGGACAGAGTAATTTATAtcagagttaa
- the LOC123263453 gene encoding NEDD8-activating enzyme E1 regulatory subunit, producing the protein MASPRPKSPEQSDKNRKYDRQLRLWGDHGQAALETADICLINATGLGTEILKSLVLPGIGAFTIIDGKKVTQEDIGANFFLDSESFGKSRAQVATQMLVELNSDVKGDYIDEELDQILENDPEYFTKFSVVVATSLTEKSLINLSKKLWELNIPLIVCQSVGFIGYMRVQIQEHNIIESHPDYEMPDLRLDKPFLSLKAYLDSINLDEMDLKDHSHTPYVVILYKCLQEWLSKGNGLPNSYKEKRQFIQSIRDKMRKDENDDPMEEDNFEEAIKAVNTCIGVTKIPSNTSEVLEDDRCINLTDKSLPFWIIAKAIRDFTLNEGLGLLPVKGALPDMTADSEKYISLQQVYHKQAVADAEAVWRHTLSLQKQLGLAMDSISEKHVKLFCRHATDLHVQRGTSIADEYDPKTINSNYISENLENPESLMVYYVVLRGMQKFQSYYNVYPGEFDDQVEPDIVTLKGYITKLLGEWGCGPLPTDDYIHEFCRFGGAELHSVSAFLGGLVAQETIKFITCQYKPIHNTFIYDATSSKSASFLF; encoded by the exons atggCTTCACCGAGACCTAAGTCTCCTGAGCAATcagataaaaatagaaaatatgaCAGACAATTAAg ATTATGGGGCGATCATGGACAAGCTGCTTTAGAAACAGCTGACATTTGTCTGATTAACGCAACTGGTCTAGGTACCGAGATACTGAAGTCTTTAGTTTTACCTGGTATCGGCGCTTTCACTATTATTGATGGCAAGAAAGTCACGCAGGAGGACATCGGTGCcaa TTTCTTTTTAGACAGCGAAAGCTTTGGAAAGTCGCGGGCTCAAGTAGCAACTCAAATGCTAgtagaattaaattctgatGTAAAGGGTGATTATATCGATGAGGAGCTGGATCAGATTCTGGAAAATGATCCCGAGTATTTTACTAAATTCTCAGTGGTGGTAGCTACTTCATTGACTGAAAa GTCtttgattaatttatcaaagaaACTTTGGGAACTAAATATTCCTTTGATAGTTTGTCAAAGTGTTGGATTCATCGGATACATGAGAGTCCAAATCCAGGAGCACAACATCATAGAATCTCACCCTGATTATGAAATGCCGGATCTTAGGCTGGACAAACCTTTTCTATCGTTGAAAGCTTACTTGGACTCTATTAATTTGGACGAAATGGACCTCAAAGATCACTCACACACTCCCTATGTGGTTATTTTGTACAAATGCTTACAAGAGTGGTTATCCAAGGGAAATGGCTTGCCAAATTCTTACAAGGAAAAACGGCAGTTCATCCAGTCTATCAGAGACAAAATGCGAAAAGACGAGAATGATGATCCTATGGAAGAAGACAATTTTGAAGAAGCCATCAAAGCAGTCAATACTTGTATTGGAGTTACTAAAATTCCTAGTAATACTTCTGAAGTTTTAGAAGATGATCGTTGTATAAATTTGACTGACAAg agtctTCCATTCTGGATAATTGCTAAAGCTATTCGTGATTTTACACTGAACGAAGGACTGGGTTTGTTGCCGGTAAAAGGAGCGCTTCCTGACATGACTGCAGatagtgaaaaatatattagtcTTCAGCAAGT gtATCACAAGCAAGCTGTCGCAGACGCAGAAGCAGTATGGCGCCATACTCTCAGCTTACAGAAGCAACTAGGTCTTGCAATGGACTCGATTTCCGAAAAACACGTCAAACTATTCTGCCGTCACGCAACAGACTTACATGTTCAACGAGGAACATCTATTGCCGATGAGTACGACCCGAAAACAATAAACAGCAACTACATTTCCGAAAATTTGGAGAACCCCGAGAGCCTGATGGTCTACTATGTAGTTCTCAGAGGAATGCAAAAGTTTCAGAGTTATTACAACGTCTATCCAGGAGAATTTGACGATCAAGTAGAACCTGATATCGTGACACTTAAGGGTTATATCACGAAATTACTTGGAGAGTGGGGATGTGGACCCTTGCCTACTGATGACTACATCCACGAGTTTTGCAGATTCGGTGGTGCCGAGTTGCATTCAGTATCTGCGTTCCTTGGTGGGCTGGTTGCTCAAGAAACTATTAAGTTTATTACTTGCCAGTACAAACCGATTCATAACACGTTTATTTACGACGCAACTTCATCAAAATCAGCctcatttttattctaa
- the LOC123263479 gene encoding chromosome transmission fidelity protein 8 homolog isoform X2, translated as MIVPIVRDGKLQEWAIIELQGNLEFHYKNKCFVGDLHYEKNDTPVLIIGMHILHGKEAMLPKPLAILEKRKDEDDNTEYAVKAIVKKKLVFKGRPKPIVAV; from the exons ATGATTGTGCCGATAGTAAg aGATGGAAAATTGCAAGAATGGGCGATTATTGAACTCCAAGGAAATTTAGAATTCCATTATAAAAACAAGTGTTTTGTTGGAGATTTACACTATGAGAAAAACGATACGCCGGTTTTAATAATTGGAATGCATATTTTACATGGCAAGGAAGCTATGTTACCAAAACCGCTTGCTATTTTGGAAAAACGAAAAGATGAAGATGATAATACTGAGTACGCAGTTAAAGCGATTGTCAAAAAGAAACTTGTGTTTAAAGGACGGCCTAAGCCAATTGTTGCcg tctaA
- the LOC123263479 gene encoding chromosome transmission fidelity protein 8 homolog isoform X1 yields MIVPIVRDGKLQEWAIIELQGNLEFHYKNKCFVGDLHYEKNDTPVLIIGMHILHGKEAMLPKPLAILEKRKDEDDNTEYAVKAIVKKKLVFKGRPKPIVAGIIKN; encoded by the exons ATGATTGTGCCGATAGTAAg aGATGGAAAATTGCAAGAATGGGCGATTATTGAACTCCAAGGAAATTTAGAATTCCATTATAAAAACAAGTGTTTTGTTGGAGATTTACACTATGAGAAAAACGATACGCCGGTTTTAATAATTGGAATGCATATTTTACATGGCAAGGAAGCTATGTTACCAAAACCGCTTGCTATTTTGGAAAAACGAAAAGATGAAGATGATAATACTGAGTACGCAGTTAAAGCGATTGTCAAAAAGAAACTTGTGTTTAAAGGACGGCCTAAGCCAATTGTTGCcggtataattaaaaactaa
- the LOC123263480 gene encoding small nuclear ribonucleoprotein F, whose protein sequence is MASAAMPINPKPFLNGLTGKPVMVKLKWGHEYKGYLVSVDGYMNLQLANTEEHVDGVCTGNLGEVLIRCNNVMYIRGVDEEDEEGEMKD, encoded by the coding sequence atggcgagTGCTGCGATGCCAATTAATCCCAAACCATTCCTGAATGGTTTGACAGGAAAGCCAGTGATGGTTAAATTGAAGTGGGGCCATGAATACAAAGGATACTTGGTCTCCGTCGATGGGTACATGAACTTGCAGCTGGCCAACACTGAGGAACATGTAGACGGAGTTTGCACCGGAAACTTGGGCGAAGTACTCATCAGATGTAATAATGTCATGTACATAAGAGGCGTTGATGAAGAAGACGAAGAAGGAGAGATGAAAGATTAA
- the LOC123263444 gene encoding ubiquitin-protein ligase E3C, producing the protein MFSFEGDYRRKPQQNLAGASKRNEKSVLLQHAHLERMKREDIRRRNNAALKIQAYTRSFLIRQSIKRKSRQEFDTARSQQTVKFITADGLVPYIKNFLFFYQPTVDLQRFNWLLEQVLANKKDILINNIEWCWRIKWILKHSMELISHNTNSQSTAIPLRVLETFIITCGDSLPNQTHRNNYLRDTLVYLIQNSYFGNLMSLLSQQIQSLPTSTTPVPSTPRIKCCINLMKRPLELCSGCEEFYVPVLTQFIYSILIPRMSDAIRSFLLPALTDPTWPYIELLIVINRLNITEPTTSLFYAILSLEPTNFSVSNDYTFINYIQVLGSLSLTQKAPWNVREFTTDLEDDDNMSTDSGTIIIDQNQDILRQCMSMLNNDTRVNRILSALEFSSDNPLVLEYVCRLCDNLLQTDKLATHKYKLLYMLAFKPVFLRRLWATMLSTPPLLQMISRGIPPSIENTKKVAPMVAVFCSLFSLLIATLHDNEFFRSDDSQNDQNAMPFNTSELVPLSGHLKDICLGLVEIIFSDTRSTVRDDHMRAVIGSMVDMDTVHSSKHETQIWEYLFKATTGLLRQLHSRDLRRQFCPEGHWISSKPDFDLIWQRRQGVTGGLLKSDKEAQSGPPLSTKELRALTLLRTVPFIVPFNDRVMVLQSLIQKDRSDQQGELSHFMQGPAIHIAVRRSYLYEDALDKLSLENEPELRLKMRVQFINTAGVDEAGVDGGGLFREFLSELLKTSFDPNRGFFRLTKDNMLYPNPKVHLLIDDFPKHYFFIGRMLGKAIYENLLVELPFAEFFLSKIVGTHSDVDIHHLDSLDPVMYRNLLYLKSYKGDVADLGLDFTVLSDELGERRVDELKPKGSQIPVTNANRIEYIHLMADYKLNKEIRPQCYAFKQGLANVIPLEWLQMFNNKEMQVLISGAQIPVDVEDLKQHCNYTGGYTPEHPTINAFWSVVGKFNNKQKGQLLKFVTSCSRPPLLGFKELDPPFCIQNAGSLDRLPTSSTCMNLLKLPEFPDEVTLREKLLYAIQAGAGFELS; encoded by the exons ATGTTCAGTTTTGAAGGGGATTACAGAAGAAAGCCCCAGCAGAATTTAGCTGGTGCCAGCAAAAGGAATGAGAAGTCAGTGTTGCTTCAGCATGCTCACCTTGAGCGGATGAAACGTGAGGATATTAGGAGGCGGAACAATGCTGCTCTGAAAATCCAGGCTTACACTAGGAGTTTTTTAATTCGTCAGTCAATTAAGCGAAAGAGTCGCCAGGAGTTTGATACTGCTAGATCTCAACAGACTGTCAAATTTATAACTGCAGACGGTCTGGTTccttacattaaaaattttctatttttttatcaaccgACTGTGGACTTGCAGAGGTTCAATTGGTTGCTAGAGCAAGTATTGGCGAACAAAAAagacattttaattaataatatcgaGTGGTGTTGGAGGATaaa ATGGATCCTAAAACATAGTATGGAATTAATATCCCACAATACAAATAGTCAATCAACAGCAATACCTCTCCGAGTATTAGAGACTTTTATAATAACATGTGGCGACTCACTCCCAAATCAAACTCACCGTAACAATTATCTCCGCGACACATTAGTATATTTAATCCAAAACTCATACTTCGGAAATTTAATGAGTTTACTCTCGCAACAAATACAATCTTTACCCACCAGTACAACACCAGTACCTTCAACTCCACGAATAAAATGTTGCATCAACTTAATGAAACGTCCATTAGAATTATGTTCAGGATGTGAAGAATTTTATGTACCTGTCCTCacccaatttatttattcaattttaatccCCCGAATGTCCGACGCAATCCGTTCATTTCTACTCCCAGCTTTAACAGATCCAACGTGGCCATACATTGAACTCCTAATTGTCATAAACCGGCTAAATATCACAGAACCCACAACCAGTCTCTTCTACGCTATTTTATCATTAGAACCCACTAACTTCTCCGTAAGCAACGACTATACTTTTATCAACTACATCCAGGTGCTAGGTTCATTAAGCTTAACGCAAAAAGCGCCCTGGAACGTCAGAGAGTTCACCACAGATCTGGAAGACGATGACAATATGTCTACAGACAGTGGGACAATAATAATAGACCAGAACCAAGACATTTTACGGCAGTGTATGTCAATGCTGAACAACGACACCCGAGTCAACCGGATCCTCAGCGCTCTAGAATTCAGCAGCGACAATCCGCTGGTTCTTGAGTATGTATGTCGCTTGTGCGACAATTTACTTCAAACTGACAAGCTAGCAACGCATAAATACAAGCTGCTCTACATGTTAGCTTTCAAGCCAGTGTTTTTACGCCGACTTTGGGCTACAATGCTATCAACACCACCTCTTTTACAAATGATATCCCGGGGAATCCCACCAAGCATTGAAAACACTAAAAAAGTAGCTCCTATGGTCGCAGTATTCTGCTCGTTGTTCAGTTTACTGATAGCGACTCTGCATGACAATGAATTCTTCCGGTCAGACGATTCGCAAAATGACCAGAACGCGATGCCCTTTAATACTTCCGAGCTAGTACCGCTTTCCGGTCACCTAAAGGACATTTGTTTAGGCCTGGTCGAGATTATATTTTCAGACACCAGGTCTACAGTCCGTGACGATCATATGAGAGCAGTAATTGGGTCAATGGTCGACATGGACACTGTCCATTCTTCAAAACACGAGACTCAGATCTGGGAGTATCTCTTCAAAGCGACAACTGGCTTATTGAGGCAATTGCACTCAAGGGATTTAAGAAGGCAATTTTGCCCGGAGGGCCACTGGATCAGTTCCAAGCCAGACTTTGACCTAATTTGGCAACGAAGGCAAGGAGTGACCGGTGGGTTGCTAAAATCAGACAAAGAAGCGCAAAGTGGACCTCCGCTTTCGACGAAAGAATTAAGAGCGCTTACTTTGCTGAGAACGGTGCCGTTTATTGTGCCCTTTAATGACCGGGTGATGGTTCTCCAGTCGCTGATTCAGAAAGACAGGTCTGACCAGCAAGGCGAGTTGTCGCACTTCATGCAAGGTCCGGCGATTCACATTGCAGTTAGAAGAAGTTATTTGTATGAAGATGCGCTGGATAAACTCTCTTTGGAGAACGAGCCTGAGTTGAGATTAAAAATGAGGGTCCAGTTTATTAATACTGCTGGAGTTGACGAAGCTGGGGTAGACGGCGGGGGATTGTTCAGAGAGTTCTTGTCAGAGTTACTTAAAACTAGCTTCGATCCCAATCGTGGGTTTTTTAGACTTACTAAAGACAATATGCTTTATCCGAATCCTAaagttcatttattaattgacgATTTTCCTAAACATTACTTCTTTATTGGAAGAATGCTCGGCAAGgctatttatgaaaatttgttagttGAATTGCCTTTCGCGGAGTTCTTTTTGTCGAAGATAGTAGGCACTCATTCGGATGTGGATATTCATCATTTAGATTCACTAGATCCGGTGATGTACAGGAATCTCTTGTACTTGAAGAGCTACAAGGGTGATGTTGCTGATTTGGGTTTGGATTTTACTGTGCTGTCTGATGAATTGGGAGAGAGAAGAGTTGATGAACTTAAACCAAAAGGTTCTCAAATTCCTGTGACTAATGCGAATCGCATTGAGTACATTCATCTGATGGCTGATTACAAACTTAATAAGGAAATTAGACCTCAGTGTTACGCTTTTAAGCAGGGACTTGCTAATGTTATTCCGCTGGAGTGGCTGCagatgtttaataataaagaaatgcAGGTTCTTATTTCTGGAGCTCAGATTCCGGTTGATGTGGAGGATTTGAAGCAGCATTGTAATTATACTGGTGGTTATACTCCCGAGCATCCGACTATTAATGCGTTTTGGAGCGTTGTTGGgaagtttaataataaacaaaagggACAGCTGCTTAAGTTTGTTACCAGTTGTAGTAGACCTCCTCTGTTGGGCTTTaag gaactTGATCCACCGTTTTGTATACAAAATGCGGGCAGCTTGGATCGCTTACCCACGTCTAGTACCTGTATGAATCTGTTGAAATTACCGGAATTTCCTGATGAAGTGACATTGAGGGAAAAATTACTTTACGCCATCCAAGCTGGTGCAGGGTTTGAGttgagttaa